From a region of the bacterium genome:
- a CDS encoding endonuclease domain-containing protein: MKRNLTSVAKSLRKRMTDAEAKLWLHLRRKQSEAKFRRQCPIGKYIVDFVSFDANVIVEVDGGQHAQSESDKLRDKWLMSQGFKVLRFWDNDVLKNIEAVIEAIRREISPPLVGGD; encoded by the coding sequence ATGAAAAGGAATTTGACATCTGTCGCTAAGAGTCTGCGCAAACGTATGACTGACGCTGAAGCAAAGTTATGGCTTCATTTGCGACGCAAACAATCAGAAGCAAAATTCAGACGGCAGTGCCCAATAGGTAAATACATAGTTGATTTCGTTTCGTTTGATGCAAATGTGATTGTAGAAGTAGATGGAGGGCAGCATGCACAATCGGAATCCGATAAACTCAGGGATAAGTGGTTGATGTCACAGGGATTCAAGGTGTTGAGATTCTGGGATAACGATGTGCTTAAAAATATTGAGGCCGTTATTGAAGCAATACGCCGCGAAATCTCCCCTCCCCTGGTGGGAGGGGATTAA
- the hutU gene encoding urocanate hydratase, whose amino-acid sequence MPVTKSFKYKPLHAPRGTKLSCKGWHQEAALRMLYNNLDPRVAEDPENLIVYGGTGKAARNWQAFRAIVKSLKTMESDETLLVQSGKPVGIFRTHPWSPRVLIANSNLVPNWANWDEFRRLEALGLIMYGQMTAGSWIYIGTQGIIQGTYETLAELARQHFGGSLKGRLVLTAGMGGMSGAQPLAVTMNEGVCLDVEVNAARIERKINEGFCDRMTDKLDEALRWCEEAKRSGVGLSVGLVGNAADVHPELVRRSIIPDVVTDQTSAHDELNGYVPRGMSYEQALELRKADPKTYIEKSFESMARHMEAMLAMQKQGARAFDYGNNIRGQAKKAGVANAFDVKGFVPLYIRPLFCKGKGPFRWAALSGRKDDIYATDEKVLKLFPDDAALHRWIRMAEKRIPFQGLPCRICWLGYGERDRFGLEINKMVKQGKLAAPVVMGRDHLDTGSVASPNRETEAMLDGSDAIADWPLLNAMLNTASGASWVSVHHGGGVGMGLSIHAGQVTVADGTAEMAKRIERVLTNDPGIGVARHADAGYEIATKVAKQKGIKIPMK is encoded by the coding sequence ATGCCTGTGACCAAGTCATTCAAATACAAGCCGTTACACGCGCCAAGGGGGACGAAGCTCTCCTGCAAGGGCTGGCACCAGGAGGCGGCGCTGCGGATGCTTTACAACAATCTTGACCCCCGGGTGGCCGAGGACCCTGAGAATCTTATCGTCTACGGCGGCACAGGCAAGGCGGCACGCAACTGGCAAGCGTTTCGAGCAATTGTTAAGTCTCTGAAGACGATGGAGTCGGATGAGACCCTGCTCGTGCAGTCCGGAAAACCTGTCGGCATCTTCCGCACGCATCCCTGGTCGCCGAGGGTACTGATAGCCAACTCCAACCTCGTACCAAACTGGGCGAACTGGGATGAGTTCCGCCGTCTTGAGGCCTTGGGCCTCATCATGTACGGCCAGATGACCGCCGGCTCCTGGATTTACATAGGCACGCAGGGCATCATTCAGGGCACGTACGAGACGCTGGCAGAGCTTGCACGCCAGCACTTCGGCGGTTCGCTCAAAGGCAGACTTGTCTTGACCGCCGGCATGGGCGGCATGTCGGGCGCGCAGCCTTTAGCCGTAACCATGAACGAGGGAGTATGTTTGGATGTGGAGGTCAACGCTGCGAGGATAGAGAGGAAGATAAATGAAGGCTTCTGCGATCGCATGACGGATAAGCTCGACGAAGCCTTGCGCTGGTGCGAAGAGGCAAAGCGCAGTGGCGTTGGTTTATCCGTAGGATTAGTGGGCAACGCGGCGGACGTGCACCCGGAGCTTGTAAGACGGAGCATCATCCCCGATGTTGTGACCGACCAGACATCCGCGCATGACGAGCTCAACGGCTACGTCCCCAGGGGAATGTCATACGAACAGGCGCTGGAGTTGAGGAAAGCTGACCCCAAGACATACATCGAAAAAAGCTTTGAGTCCATGGCGCGGCACATGGAAGCGATGCTTGCGATGCAGAAGCAGGGCGCTCGAGCGTTCGACTACGGCAACAATATAAGAGGCCAAGCAAAAAAGGCGGGCGTTGCAAACGCGTTCGACGTCAAGGGCTTCGTGCCTTTGTATATCAGACCGTTGTTCTGCAAGGGCAAGGGTCCGTTCCGCTGGGCCGCGCTATCGGGCAGGAAGGATGATATCTACGCGACGGACGAGAAGGTGTTGAAGCTCTTCCCGGATGACGCCGCACTCCACCGCTGGATAAGGATGGCAGAAAAAAGGATACCGTTCCAGGGACTGCCCTGCCGCATCTGCTGGCTCGGCTACGGCGAGCGCGACCGCTTCGGCCTGGAGATAAACAAGATGGTGAAGCAAGGCAAGCTTGCCGCGCCTGTCGTGATGGGCCGCGATCATCTGGACACGGGCTCGGTAGCCTCGCCCAACCGCGAGACCGAGGCAATGCTCGACGGCTCGGACGCCATTGCCGACTGGCCGCTCCTCAACGCGATGTTGAATACGGCGTCGGGCGCGTCATGGGTCAGCGTCCACCACGGCGGCGGCGTAGGCATGGGGCTTTCGATCCACGCAGGCCAGGTCACGGTTGCGGACGGCACCGCCGAGATGGCAAAGCGGATTGAGCGCGTTCTAACGAATGATCCGGGCATCGGTGTCGCAAGGCACGCGGATGCCGGATATGAAATAGCAACGAAGGTAGCGAAGCAGAAGGGTATTAAGATTCCGATGAAGTGA
- the tuf gene encoding elongation factor Tu (EF-Tu; promotes GTP-dependent binding of aminoacyl-tRNA to the A-site of ribosomes during protein biosynthesis; when the tRNA anticodon matches the mRNA codon, GTP hydrolysis results; the inactive EF-Tu-GDP leaves the ribosome and release of GDP is promoted by elongation factor Ts; many prokaryotes have two copies of the gene encoding EF-Tu): MAKAKFDRSKPHVNIGTIGHVDHGKTTLTASITKVLAMKGGAKFTAY; encoded by the coding sequence ATGGCGAAGGCCAAGTTTGACAGAAGTAAGCCGCACGTGAACATCGGAACGATAGGACACGTGGATCACGGCAAGACGACGCTGACAGCGTCGATAACGAAGGTACTGGCGATGAAGGGCGGAGCGAAATTTACGGCGTAT
- a CDS encoding EVE domain-containing protein, with product MTLSQILNLVGKLDDASNGNSARERFRSYLIKNVTKVNQFRDYIGECLRESGDQYNKALQDLVNQLGYYLGFEVTFGRYKGASGEVGNDGLWKSPTGYYIVIEVKTTDAYVIKTDTLLNYINNLVSDNVIPPKAPTLGLYVVGRPDAKLQQLENDIIHFGRQNQLRVISIDSLLSLVEMKSEYDVSHEDILAVIKPSAPTIDPVVELMRRLVVQEKAAGHPEISTTFERGTDQVPTEEVAYWMSPVVEMEGRTAEECIKELVGEEKVYAFGERTPGRQYIKPGDMMCFYAQLTGIVAHARVTSKPEERKHPKVRNPEKYKWVFKLSDVKLYLNKPVAIDSALRTNLDAFKDKDPNQAWSWFVFTTRKITKHDFELLTKSI from the coding sequence ATTACGTTAAGTCAAATCCTGAATCTAGTAGGGAAACTTGACGATGCTTCAAACGGTAATAGCGCAAGGGAGCGTTTTCGAAGCTATCTAATTAAAAATGTCACGAAGGTAAATCAGTTCAGAGATTATATCGGAGAGTGTTTAAGGGAATCTGGCGACCAATATAACAAAGCTTTGCAGGATTTGGTCAATCAACTCGGATATTATCTCGGTTTTGAGGTTACATTTGGTCGGTATAAAGGAGCTTCAGGAGAAGTTGGTAACGATGGGCTTTGGAAATCGCCAACAGGCTACTACATTGTAATTGAGGTTAAAACAACAGACGCATATGTCATCAAAACGGATACCCTTCTTAATTATATTAATAATCTTGTCTCTGATAACGTTATCCCCCCTAAGGCACCTACCCTAGGTCTCTATGTTGTTGGTCGTCCCGATGCAAAACTTCAACAACTTGAAAATGACATCATTCATTTTGGTCGTCAAAACCAGTTAAGAGTAATCTCCATCGATTCGCTTCTTTCATTAGTTGAGATGAAGTCCGAATACGATGTTTCACACGAGGACATTCTAGCAGTTATTAAGCCATCAGCTCCAACTATTGATCCCGTTGTAGAATTGATGCGTCGCTTGGTTGTACAAGAGAAAGCAGCCGGACATCCAGAGATAAGTACAACCTTTGAAAGGGGAACTGACCAAGTACCAACGGAAGAGGTAGCATACTGGATGTCGCCTGTTGTAGAGATGGAAGGGCGTACAGCGGAAGAATGTATTAAGGAATTAGTCGGGGAAGAAAAAGTATACGCCTTCGGTGAAAGAACCCCAGGACGTCAATACATAAAACCCGGCGATATGATGTGTTTCTATGCACAATTAACGGGAATTGTTGCACACGCTAGAGTTACAAGCAAACCTGAGGAAAGAAAACATCCTAAAGTCCGAAACCCAGAAAAGTATAAGTGGGTCTTTAAGTTAAGCGATGTCAAGCTTTACCTCAACAAGCCAGTTGCTATTGACTCTGCTTTAAGAACAAACTTAGACGCTTTCAAAGATAAAGATCCAAACCAAGCTTGGAGCTGGTTTGTTTTTACTACTCGGAAAATAACAAAACACGACTTTGAACTCCTGACAAAATCTATCTGA